The Corvus moneduloides isolate bCorMon1 chromosome 18, bCorMon1.pri, whole genome shotgun sequence genome window below encodes:
- the FZD10 gene encoding frizzled-10: MGPAAGSAGRTALLLCWLSGCCAAISSMDIDRPGDGRCQPIEIPMCKDIGYNMTRMPNLMGHENQREAAIQLHEFAPLVEYGCHSHLKFFLCSLYAPMCTEQVSTPIPACRVMCEQARLKCSPIMEQFNFKWPDSLDCSKLPNKNDPNYLCMEAPNNGSDEPPRGSSMLPPIFRPQRPSSGHDLQQHKDSLSRTSCENPGKFHHVEKSASCAPLCTPGVDVYWSRDDKQFAVIWIAIWSILCFFSSAFTVLTFLIDPQRFKYPERPIIFLSMCYCVYSVGYIIRLFSGAESIACDRDSGQLYVIQEGLESTGCTIVFLVLYYFGMASSLWWVILTLTWFLAAGKKWGHEAIEANSSYFHLAAWAIPAVKTIMILVMRRVAGDELTGLCYVGSMDVNALTGFVLIPLACYLIIGTSFILSGFVALFHIRRVMKTGGENTDKLEKLMVRIGVFSVLYTVPATCVIACYFYERLNMDYWKIVATQQKCKMNNQTKNLDCMMNNSIPAVEIFMVKIFMLLVVGITSGMWIWTSKTLQSWQNVCSRRLKKRSRRKPASVITSSGIYKKPQHPQKTHLAKYESTLQPPTCV; this comes from the coding sequence ATGGGGCCGGCGGCCGGGAGCGCCGGGCGCACCgcgctgctgctctgctggctcagcGGCTGCTGCGCGGCCATCAGCTCCATGGACATCGACCGCCCCGGCGACGGGAGGTGCCAGCCCATCGAAATCCCCATGTGCAAGGATATTGGCTACAACATGACGAGGATGCCAAACCTGATGGGGCACGAAAACCAAAGGGAAGCTGCCATTCAGCTGCACGAGTTTGCCCCCTTGGTGGAGTACGGGTGCCACAGCCATCTGAAATTTTTCCTGTGCTCCCTCTATGCCCCGATGTGCACGGAGCAGGTTTCTACGCCGATCCCAGCCTGCAGGGTGATGTGCGAGCAGGCGAGGCTGAAGTGCTCCCCGATTATGGAGCAGTTCAATTTTAAGTGGCCAGACTCCTTGGACTGCAGCAAACTGCCCAACAAGAACGACCCCAATTACCTGTGCATGGAGGCCCCCAACAACGGATCGGATGAGCCACCCAGGGGCTCCAGCATGCTGCCACCCATTTTCCGTCCCCAGCGGCCCAGCAGTGGCCACgatctgcagcagcacaaggacagCCTCAGCAGAACGTCCTGTGAAAATCCTGGCAAGTTCCACCATGTGGAAAAGAGCGCTTCCTGCGCGCCGCTCTGCACGCCAGGGGTTGATGTTTACTGGAGCAGGGATGACAAACAGTTCGCTGTCATTTGGATTGCCATCTGGTCCATTCTGTGCTTCTTCTCCAGTGCTTTCACTGTCCTCACTTTTCTCATAGATCCTCAGCGTTTCAAGTACCCCGAGAGGCCCATTATCTTCCTCTCGATGTGCTACTGCGTCTACTCAGTGGGGTACATCATCCGCCTCTTCTCAGGTGCTGAGAGTATTGCCTGCGACAGGGACAGCGGCCAGCTCTATGTCatccaggaggggctggagagcaCTGGCTGCACCATTGTGTTCCTGGTTCTGTATTACTTTGGTATGGCGAGTTCCTTGTGGTGGGTGATCCTGACTTTAACGTGGTTTCTGGCGGCTGGGAAGAAGTGGGGGCACGAAGCAATCGAAGCCAACAGCAGCTACTTCCACTTGGCAGCGTGGGCCATCCCGGCCGTGAAGACCATCATGATCCTGGTCATGAGAAGGGTGGCTGGAGACGAGCTGACAGGGCTGTGCTATGTTGGCAGCATGGATGTGAATGCCTTGACGGGGTTTGTGCTCATTCCTTTGGCTTGTTATCTAATCATTGGCACTTCTTTTATTCTTTCGGGGTTTGTGGCCCTTTTTCATATCAGGAGGGTGATGAAAACAGGTGGAGAAAACACTGACAAGTTGGAGAAACTTATGGTGAGGATTGGTGTCTTCTCAGTCTTGTATACAGTGCCTGCAACTTGTGTGATAGCTTGCTATTTTTATGAGAGACTGAACATGGATTATTGGAAAATTGTGGCAACTCAACAGAAATGCAAGATGAACAATCAGACTAAAAACTTAGACTGCATGATGAataactctatcccagcagTAGAAATTTTTATGGTCAAGATTTTTATGTTGTTAGTTGTGGGCATTACTAGTGGCATGTGGATCTGGACTTCCAAGACTCTTCAATCCTGGCAAAATGTTTGTAGTCGGAGATTAAAgaagagaagcaggagaaaaccCGCAAGTGTTATTACGAGTAGTGGAATCTACAAAAAACCTCAACATCCACAGAAAACTCACCTTGCAAAGTATGAATCAACATTACAACCGCCCACCTGTGTGTGA